DNA from bacterium:
TGGAAACGGCATCGAGGATTTGACCCCGTAGCGGCACCGAGAAATTGACCCCCTGATAGCAAGAGAGGACCCCCCTCCCGAAGGCAAGCGTAAGCAAGCACTCGCCAGGGAGGGAGGGTCAAGGGGGTTGGTTCCGTTGGATCAATGGGAAATCATTCGGCTGCGATGCGTACGCGACGGAGAGCCGGTCAAGGTGGTCGCGCGTGACCTCGGCTTGGCCAGGAACACCGTGCGCAAGTATGTGCGCAGCCAGCAGCCGCCAGGCATCATCACGGTCGCGCGCCCGCGGTTGCTCGATCCCTATCAGTCACACATCGACCAGTGGCTACGCAGTTCGCCTCGAATCACGGCCAAGCGCATCGGCACACTCCTGCGCGAACGAGTCGACCCGGAACTGCGCATCGGGGAGCGCGCGTTGCGCCAGTACGTGGCCCAGCGGCGCATCCTGATTCGACCGAAGGAAGCTTTCGTGCGAGCGGTCTATGCCCCAGGCGATCAGGTGCAGTTCGACTTCACACCGGTGCAGGCCATCATCGCCGGCGTCCTGATGAAGCTCGAGCTGTTTGTGATGCGTTTGAGTTACAGCGGCAGGCTCTTCGCTCGCGCCTCGCGCCGTTGCGACCAGCTTGCGCT
Protein-coding regions in this window:
- a CDS encoding IS21 family transposase; amino-acid sequence: MDQWEIIRLRCVRDGEPVKVVARDLGLARNTVRKYVRSQQPPGIITVARPRLLDPYQSHIDQWLRSSPRITAKRIGTLLRERVDPELRIGERALRQYVAQRRILIRPKEAFVRAVYAPGDQVQFDFTPVQAIIAGVLMKLELFVMRLSYSGRLFARASRRCDQLALFTGLLEGLVAFGGLPREGVFDNAKIAVTRVLRGRNREENRAFRAFCGALALDIQFAAPAKGNEKGGVEGANGYLEDNVFRPIPHYASLGELNAALALFCERDQERLHSTHREPIADRFAREREELRPLPT